A genomic segment from Ptychodera flava strain L36383 chromosome 23 unlocalized genomic scaffold, AS_Pfla_20210202 Scaffold_23__1_contigs__length_28996876_pilon, whole genome shotgun sequence encodes:
- the LOC139123478 gene encoding uncharacterized protein translates to MANTLSEALLVSISWYTESDDLASQPTRTLVKHFCENTLKSDAVSKLYCTVLDVEVSEDQKKDAEGVGVILIPATRSKWLDPKEDQAGVHWLVHHDTYYPRLKHLQDIKHIISISQKTKNAAAAIQKMLFPQAQFHQLSPPDPNGLLFLFDVWSKDACGLAGYHRAIIHDISVRKGRTGELLKAFSTVLDVKLTEDQKIDAEKCEVTLIPAQKEKKGTKKKDLPNVDWLLKHEVHYPNLRQLQNIKYVVGYASSRVNVDNWDEVRILHPFYSFIYMKRRKN, encoded by the coding sequence ATGGCAAACACACTCTCTGAAGCACTGCTTGTGTCAATATCATGGTATACGGAATCAGATGATTTGGCATCACAACCAACCAGAACACTGGtcaaacatttctgtgaaaacaCACTGAAGTCTGATGCAGTTTCTAAACTCTACTGTACTGTTCTTGATGTTGAAGTCAGTGAAGACCAGAAGAAAGATGCAGAGGGTGTTGGTGTTATTTTGATCCCAGCTACTAGAAGTAAATGGTTGGACCCTAAAGAAGACCAAGCTGGAGTTCACTGGCTTGTACACCATGACACATACTACCCACGACTGAAGCACTTGCAAGATATAAAACACATCATCAGCATTTCTCAAAAGACAAAGAATGCAGCAGCTGCAATTCAGAAGATGCTTTTCCCTCAAGCTCAGTTCCACCAACTATCACCTCCTGATCCAAAtggtttgttgtttttatttgacGTATGGAGTAAAGATGCCTGTGGTCTGGCAGGATATCACAGAGCTATAATCCATGATATCAGTGTAAGGAAGGGAAGAACAGGCGAACTACTAAAAGCATTCTCCACTGTGCTTGATGTAAAACTTACTGAAGACCAGAAGATAGATGCCGAGAAATGTGAAGTTACCTTGATTCCTGCACAAAAGGAAAAGAAAGGTACCAAGAAAAAAGATTTACCAAATGTTGACTGGTTACTGAAGCATGAAGTCCATTATCCAAACCTACGACAACTCCAAAACATCAAGTATGTGGTCGGCTATGCTAGTAGTAgagtaaacgtggacaactgggatgaagtaagaattttacacccattttattcatttatctacatgaagcgaaggaaaaattaa
- the LOC139123912 gene encoding uncharacterized protein C17orf113-like, whose protein sequence is MSKKIQSSLFSFNFGPARERAAPAPDNDTPQSPEPGSASDMSSQEVASSPPEKRAKSATARKYRPEWETEFVWLKKQKLKIDGHEVDRMFCSICRCSGMNNAFTSVDGCGDLQRSALTRHRDREDHKIAVKSKPLKSRMETVVKQNADRRKDSHAGMIRTVYMMAKNEMADDLFSSLIELQLQNDCKALLEAPLYKHHSSVSEMQEAIADVINEDLQREINASPLISVIVDETVNVTIDKKLIVFLRIIADAKPKNVFSGNITIPAGNAETVTAAIFAELERRNIDSRKVIGLGSDGASVMTGRHNGVGVRMRRVNPYLTQVHCAAHRVALASSDASKGVEQVAKYRRTVNSVYNYFASRYERLRELNRALNNLDFLSLKQPCSVRWLSLSRAVKSIQSNWPALVMELDEDARTNPTADGTVRQLKQYAFIALTHTLADVLPIMDRLNLVFQRENVNLSLVKPMVNATIASLDELQRGQMSGVNERNFDREFRESNRHFRGHLLTYASDTNVAAYGRVRVDFIAHLTASLRDRFPEEDLNLLSCLDKVLNVPNYPNESLNEYAIAEIAVLADYFGTPKVNDAGVAIAPLLDGNQLREQFATVKRSLVGHGIGNFDDACRVLIEDYGDIFPSFKSLANVALVLPMSSVPCERGFSTQSRIKTARRSPLTDDHVNTLMLISIHGPPLADFDIDRAVTTFNV, encoded by the exons ATGTCAAAGAAAATTCAATCTAGTTTATTTTCCTTCAATTTCGGCCCAGCCCGTGAACGGGCGGCACCGGCTCCAGACAATGACACGCCACAGTCACCCGAACCTGGCTCGGCCTCTGACATGTCCAGCCAAGAGGTCGCAAGCAGCCCTCCTGAGAAAAGAGCAAAATCCGCGACGGCGAGAAAGTACAGACCCGAGTGGGAGACGGAGTTCGTGTGGTTGAAGAAACAGAAACTGAAAATTGACGGCCATGAAGTCGATCGAATGTTTTGCTCTATATGCCGTTGCAGTGGAATGAATAACGCTTTCACAAGTGTTGATGGATGTGGCGACCTCCAGCGATCGGCGCTCACACGACATCGAGACAGAGAAGATCATAAAATTGCGGTAAAATCTAAGCCGCTGAAGTCACGCATGGAAACCGTCGTCAAGCAAAATGCTGATAGGAGAAAAGATTCGCACGCTGGCATGATTCGTACAGTATATATGATGGCAAAAAACGAAATGGCAGATGATTTGTTTTCATCACTCATCGAACTTCAGCTGCAAAACGACTGCAAGGCACTATTGGAGGCACCCCTGTACAAACACCACAGTAGCGTTTCTGAAATGCAAGAAGCAATCGCTGATGTTATAAACGAAGATCTTCAACGTGAAATTAACGCCAGTCCGCTAATATCAGTCATAGTTGACGAGACTGTAAATGTGACCATTGATAAAAAACTTATCGTGTTTCTGAGAATTATTGCGGACGCGAAACCGAAGAACGTTTTTTCGGGTAATATTACTATCCCAGCTGGTAATGCGGAGACGGTGACTGCAGCAATTTTTGCAGAGCTTGAGCGACGAAACATCGATTCAAGGAAGGTAATCG gtCTTGGCTCTGATGGAGCCTCGGTCATGACAGGTCGCCATAACGGAGTGGGAGTACGTATGCGTAGGGTAAACCCGTACTTGACACAAGTCCACTGCGCCGCTCACCGAGTCGCTCTTGCTTCGTCGGACGCTTCAAAGGGCGTTGAACAAGTAGCAAAGTATCGACGTACTGTGAATTCTGTGTACAATTACTTTGCCTCGAGATACGAACGTCTGAGGGAACTTAACCGCGCACTCAACAATCTTGATTTCTTGAGCCTAAAACAACCGTGCTCTGTGCGCTGGCTATCGTTATCACGCGCCGTGAAATCTATTCAGAGCAATTGGCCAGCCCTTGTCATGGAGCTCGATGAAGATGCTCGCACTAATCCTACTGCTGATGGAACTGTCCGACAGTTAAAGCAGTACGCGTTCATTGCTTTGACGCACACATTGGCTGATGTTCTGCCAATCATGGATCGACTGAATTTGGTCTTTCAGCGGGAAAATGTTAACTTATCGCTGGTAAAACCCATGGTAAACGCTACGATCGCCAGCCTTGATGAATTACAGCGTGGTCAAATGTCAGGCGTCAATGAGCGAAATTTTGATCGGGAATTTCGGGAGTCAAATCGCCACTTCAGAGGGCACCTCCTGACATATGCCAGTGACACCAATGTTGCAGCCTACGGCCGAGTACGCGTGGATTTTATCGCCCATCTCACCGCAAGTCTGAGGGATCGCTTTCCAGAGGAAGATCTCAATTTATTGAGCTGCCTTGACAAGGTTTTGAATGTCCCAAACTATCCGAATGAAAGCTTGAACGAGTACGCGATCGCTGAAATCGCAGTGTTGGCAGACTACTTCGGAACACCAAAGGTCAATGATGCTGGTGTGGCAATCGCGCCACTGCTTGACGGAAATCAATTACGCGAACAGTTTGCCACCGTAAAGCGATCATTGGTGGGACACGGCATTGGAAACTTTGATGATGCCTGTCGCGTTCTCATCGAAGATTACGGGGATATTTTCCCATCATTCAAATCACTGGCAAATGTGGCACTTGTTTTGCCGATGTCTAGTGTACCATGTGAGCGGGGATTTAGCACTCAAAGTAGGATCAAGACAGCCAGGCGATCTCCGCTGACGGACGATCATGTCAATACACTCATGCTAATTTCAATACACGGACCGCCATTAGCAGACTTCGACATCGATCGCGCGGTGACAACATTTAATGTGTAA